One window of the Terriglobia bacterium genome contains the following:
- a CDS encoding FliA/WhiG family RNA polymerase sigma factor, with amino-acid sequence MAIQPGISRNPDEHHYDGRERRRRSAGNPGGGRMCSTGNPRPEQKRGPAHDGSSANDLVVKLAPLVKRIAFQLRGRLPAHVELDDLVSDGTVGLIDAVRKFDPARGPSIESYARYRIRGAMLDSLRDQDYASRDMRRRVKKVESTCQTLERSLGRAPEAAEMASAMGMGLERWHERAAELQRLGFEGTNARFLPDSSRRVNEEDLPASQDASPFELCYRREQRDLLSRALRCLSERERSIIALYYKKALTMKQIGCRLGIDESRVSQLHSGAISRLRSRVADRACLRPDGRGSRRPAPGPWPAPSTDAAGPGV; translated from the coding sequence GTGGCAATCCAACCTGGCATATCTCGAAACCCTGATGAACATCACTACGATGGGCGCGAGCGCCGCCGGCGTTCCGCTGGCAACCCTGGCGGCGGCAGGATGTGTTCCACCGGCAATCCGCGCCCGGAACAGAAACGCGGGCCGGCCCACGATGGGAGTAGCGCCAACGACCTCGTGGTGAAGCTGGCGCCGCTGGTCAAGCGGATTGCCTTTCAGTTGCGCGGCCGTCTGCCGGCGCACGTCGAGCTTGACGACCTTGTCAGCGACGGGACGGTGGGATTGATCGACGCTGTGCGCAAATTTGATCCTGCCAGGGGACCATCGATCGAAAGTTACGCGCGCTATCGCATCCGTGGGGCCATGCTCGATTCGCTGCGAGACCAGGATTACGCCTCGCGTGACATGCGGCGCAGGGTCAAGAAAGTCGAATCCACCTGCCAGACCCTTGAACGCAGTCTGGGGCGCGCGCCGGAAGCGGCAGAGATGGCCAGCGCGATGGGTATGGGCCTCGAGCGCTGGCATGAACGGGCGGCGGAGTTGCAGCGGCTTGGTTTTGAAGGTACCAACGCCCGCTTTCTGCCGGACAGCAGCAGGCGTGTGAACGAAGAGGACCTGCCAGCCTCGCAGGATGCCAGCCCCTTCGAGCTGTGTTACCGCCGCGAACAGAGAGATTTGCTTTCCCGCGCGCTCCGCTGCCTGAGCGAACGCGAGCGCTCCATTATCGCGCTCTACTACAAAAAGGCGCTGACCATGAAGCAGATTGGCTGCCGGCTTGGCATCGACGAATCGCGGGTTTCGCAACTGCACTCGGGCGCCATATCGAGACTCCGCAGCAGGGTGGCTGATCGGGCATGCCTGCGGCCGGATGGCCGGGGATCCCGCCGGCCCGCGCCGGGGCCTTGGCCTGCGCCTTCCACCGATGCCGCAGGACCTGGCGTCTGA
- a CDS encoding TAT-variant-translocated molybdopterin oxidoreductase — MKDKNFIDLASVRAGLENGGRKRFWRSLDQLADTEEYQELARREFPTNPVKPAESGVSRRNMLKLMAASAGLAGLTACTKLPIEHIAPYVRPSEEFVPGHPLFYATSMPRPEGGALGLLVKSDMGRPTKAEGNPDHPASLGSTDVFGQASVLDLWDPDRAQTVLHEGAITNYSEFLELLGQLRSMYLTRKGAGFRILTETITSPTLGSQLASLTAQFPEAKWHQYTPVNRHAEREALRAVYGEQLSAYYRFDQADVVLALDSDFLCSGRAGVRYTRDFADKRRVRDTHSSMNRLYVVESMATITGAAADHRLPLRSSQVEAFATALAAAVGVKGIDAGAQAPAGASAGWLAGVARDLQRHGGASIVLAGEHQPPIVHALAHAINAALGNNGKTVIHTAPIEARPVNEMESIRELAGDMNSGKVETLLIIGGNPVYNAPADLDFEKALDRVSLRLRLGIYNDETSYRCHWLVPQTHFLESWSDERAYDGTACIVQPLIAPLYGNHSPHEILGALLGDPGRTPHDWVRGYWSDQKLTTSVEYETFWETALEKGVIAGTAFPARTVTAKPGFAAALGGRANGGSAGAGPMEISFRPDPTVWDGSFTNNSWLQELPKPLTTMTWDNAAFISLAAAEQLGVTNGDVVEIAYEGRKLRLPVWILPGHADGCVTVSFGYGRSRAGHVGNGTGFNAYSIWTSDKPGFGPISQPRKTGERYHLVTMQRHNIINAGGRKQEEESKSAFERELVRVASLDEFRSDPDFAADPAEETVQAPNLYPQYDYSTGYQWAMAIDLNSCVGCNSCVIACYAENNIAVVGKDQVDKGRIMQWIRVDTYWRGGLENPETYRVVMPCMHCENAPCEYVCPVGATVHSPEGLNLMVYNRCVGTRYCSNNCPYKVRRFNFYLFSDWQTPSLYGVRNPDVSVRSRGVMEKCTYCVQRIKEAEIRTQEENRTIQDGEVVTACQQACPTQAIIFGNKNDPKSKVAAQKAQSRNYVLLADLNIRPRTSYLATLRNPNPEIKEQGDVR; from the coding sequence ATGAAGGACAAGAACTTCATCGACCTCGCCTCAGTCCGGGCGGGTCTGGAAAATGGGGGCAGGAAACGCTTCTGGCGAAGCCTGGATCAATTGGCTGACACCGAAGAGTATCAGGAACTTGCGCGGCGCGAGTTCCCAACAAATCCTGTCAAACCTGCCGAATCCGGAGTCAGCCGGCGAAACATGCTGAAGCTGATGGCTGCTTCCGCCGGCCTCGCGGGATTGACGGCCTGCACAAAGCTTCCGATCGAACACATTGCGCCCTACGTTAGACCTTCCGAAGAGTTTGTTCCTGGCCACCCCTTGTTCTACGCCACCTCAATGCCTCGCCCCGAAGGAGGCGCTCTGGGCCTGTTGGTGAAGAGCGATATGGGCCGCCCCACCAAGGCGGAAGGTAATCCCGACCACCCGGCCAGCCTTGGCAGCACGGACGTTTTTGGCCAGGCATCGGTGCTCGACCTGTGGGACCCCGACCGTGCTCAGACGGTGTTGCACGAAGGCGCCATCACCAACTACAGCGAGTTTCTGGAATTACTGGGCCAGTTGCGAAGTATGTACCTGACCCGGAAGGGCGCAGGATTTCGAATCTTGACTGAGACGATTACGTCGCCAACGCTGGGCAGCCAACTGGCGTCGCTGACGGCGCAGTTCCCGGAAGCGAAGTGGCATCAGTACACGCCTGTGAACCGCCACGCGGAGCGGGAGGCCCTTCGGGCGGTGTATGGCGAACAGCTAAGCGCATACTACCGGTTTGACCAGGCTGATGTGGTGCTTGCGCTGGATTCCGATTTCCTGTGTTCGGGGCGGGCCGGCGTACGCTACACTCGCGACTTCGCTGACAAGCGCCGGGTCCGGGACACGCACAGTTCCATGAACCGTCTGTACGTGGTTGAATCGATGGCCACGATCACAGGCGCTGCGGCCGATCACCGGCTTCCGCTAAGGTCCAGCCAGGTTGAGGCTTTTGCCACGGCGTTGGCTGCGGCGGTGGGGGTGAAAGGAATAGATGCCGGCGCACAGGCCCCGGCCGGAGCTTCGGCGGGGTGGCTTGCCGGCGTGGCGCGCGATCTCCAGCGGCACGGCGGAGCCAGCATCGTTCTGGCCGGTGAGCATCAGCCGCCCATTGTCCATGCCCTGGCGCACGCCATCAACGCGGCGCTCGGCAACAACGGCAAAACGGTCATCCACACGGCCCCGATTGAAGCGCGGCCGGTCAACGAGATGGAATCCATCCGGGAACTCGCGGGCGACATGAATTCCGGTAAGGTCGAAACCCTGTTGATCATCGGCGGCAATCCGGTCTACAACGCTCCCGCCGATCTGGACTTTGAAAAGGCGCTCGATCGCGTCAGCCTCCGCCTGCGGCTGGGAATTTATAATGATGAAACGTCTTACCGCTGCCACTGGCTGGTTCCTCAGACCCATTTCCTGGAATCGTGGAGCGACGAACGCGCTTACGACGGTACGGCGTGCATCGTTCAGCCGCTGATTGCGCCGCTCTATGGCAACCATTCCCCGCATGAAATCCTGGGAGCGCTTCTCGGAGACCCTGGCCGCACTCCGCACGACTGGGTCCGCGGCTACTGGTCTGACCAGAAACTCACAACCTCCGTTGAGTACGAAACTTTCTGGGAGACCGCCCTCGAAAAAGGCGTGATCGCAGGGACCGCCTTCCCGGCCAGGACCGTGACCGCCAAGCCCGGCTTCGCCGCTGCCCTGGGCGGGCGCGCAAACGGCGGGAGCGCGGGCGCCGGTCCAATGGAGATTAGCTTCCGCCCCGACCCGACCGTCTGGGACGGCAGCTTCACCAATAATTCCTGGCTCCAGGAACTGCCCAAGCCGCTGACCACCATGACCTGGGACAACGCAGCCTTTATCAGCCTTGCCGCCGCCGAGCAACTGGGCGTCACGAATGGCGATGTGGTGGAGATCGCTTACGAGGGGCGCAAGCTTCGTCTCCCCGTCTGGATCCTTCCCGGCCACGCGGACGGCTGTGTGACGGTCAGCTTCGGCTACGGCCGCTCCCGCGCGGGCCACGTGGGCAATGGAACAGGATTCAACGCCTATTCCATCTGGACCTCCGATAAGCCCGGCTTCGGGCCGATTTCGCAGCCGCGGAAAACCGGCGAGCGTTACCATCTTGTGACCATGCAGCGCCACAACATTATCAACGCGGGCGGCCGCAAGCAGGAGGAGGAGAGCAAGAGCGCCTTCGAGCGTGAGCTGGTGCGGGTTGCAAGTCTCGACGAGTTTCGTTCAGACCCCGATTTTGCGGCGGACCCGGCCGAAGAAACGGTCCAGGCCCCCAACCTCTATCCCCAGTATGACTACAGCACGGGATATCAGTGGGCCATGGCGATTGATCTGAATAGCTGCGTGGGCTGCAATTCCTGCGTGATCGCCTGCTATGCCGAGAACAACATCGCGGTGGTTGGCAAAGACCAGGTGGACAAAGGGCGCATCATGCAGTGGATCCGGGTGGACACGTACTGGCGCGGCGGCCTCGAGAACCCGGAAACCTATCGTGTGGTGATGCCCTGTATGCACTGTGAAAATGCGCCTTGCGAATATGTGTGCCCGGTGGGGGCCACCGTGCACAGTCCCGAAGGGCTCAACCTGATGGTTTACAACCGCTGTGTCGGTACGCGCTACTGCTCGAACAACTGCCCCTACAAGGTGAGAAGGTTTAATTTTTATCTCTTTTCCGACTGGCAGACGCCCAGCCTTTACGGCGTGCGGAACCCGGACGTTTCGGTCCGCAGCCGCGGGGTGATGGAGAAATGCACTTACTGCGTGCAGCGCATCAAGGAAGCCGAAATCAGGACGCAGGAAGAAAATCGCACCATTCAGGACGGCGAAGTGGTTACCGCCTGTCAGCAGGCTTGCCCCACCCAGGCGATTATTTTCGGAAATAAGAACGATCCCAAGAGCAAAGTTGCAGCCCAGAAGGCGCAATCGAGGAACTACGTTTTGTTAGCCGATTTGAACATACGTCCACGGACCTCGTATCTGGCAACGCTGCGAAATCCGAATCCGGAGATCAAGGAGCAAGGGGATGTCCGTTAG
- the nrfD gene encoding NrfD/PsrC family molybdoenzyme membrane anchor subunit has product MSVREPEDVGTLVVPGSDVLAPGHTYGSVTDKISAIVLTRGTGNKYKVGFATAVALFIGLNIGITVLMAYGVGVWGINIPVGWGYAITNFVWWIGIGHAGTLISAFLLLMRQRWRTSINRFAEAMTLFAVACAGMFPLLHMGRPWLFYWLLPYPDTMGVWPQFRSPLVWDVFAVSTYATVSLLFWYVGLIPDLATVRDRATKRFKQIIYGIFALGWRGSARHWERYEMAGLLLAGIATPLVVSVHTVVSFDFTIAILPGWHSTIFPPYFVAGAIYSGFAMVIALAVPLRKYYGLEDFLTIRHLDNMGKIMLATGLIVAYSYVMETFMAFYGGNKFDVYMIMNRMTGPYATVYWVLIAVNLVIPQLLWSSRIRRNPLYLFLLSFSVQTGMWMERYMIIVTALHRDFVPSSWGMFVPTRWDWIVFVGTIGFFFTLFYLFIRFLPMISIFEMRDLVHKTTEEATP; this is encoded by the coding sequence ATGTCCGTTAGAGAACCCGAAGACGTGGGTACCCTGGTCGTCCCGGGAAGCGACGTCCTTGCCCCCGGCCACACGTACGGGTCCGTCACCGACAAAATCAGCGCCATTGTCTTAACGCGGGGCACCGGCAACAAATATAAGGTGGGATTCGCGACCGCCGTGGCGCTCTTCATTGGGCTCAACATCGGCATCACGGTCCTGATGGCCTATGGCGTGGGCGTATGGGGCATCAACATTCCGGTGGGCTGGGGCTACGCCATCACGAATTTCGTCTGGTGGATCGGAATCGGCCACGCCGGCACGCTGATTTCAGCCTTTCTGTTGCTGATGCGCCAAAGATGGCGCACCTCCATCAACCGGTTTGCCGAGGCCATGACTCTGTTTGCCGTGGCCTGCGCGGGCATGTTTCCTCTGCTGCACATGGGCCGGCCGTGGCTTTTCTACTGGCTGCTTCCCTACCCGGACACGATGGGTGTCTGGCCGCAGTTCCGCAGTCCGCTGGTCTGGGACGTTTTTGCAGTTTCCACGTACGCGACCGTTTCCCTGCTGTTCTGGTATGTCGGGTTGATCCCCGATCTTGCGACGGTTCGGGACCGCGCCACCAAGCGGTTCAAGCAGATCATCTACGGAATTTTTGCCTTGGGCTGGAGAGGTTCGGCGCGCCACTGGGAGCGGTATGAAATGGCGGGCCTGCTGCTCGCGGGGATCGCAACGCCGCTGGTTGTTTCTGTCCACACTGTGGTGAGCTTCGACTTCACCATTGCCATCCTTCCAGGCTGGCACAGCACGATCTTCCCTCCCTATTTCGTTGCGGGCGCCATCTATTCCGGCTTCGCCATGGTGATTGCGCTGGCCGTGCCCTTGCGGAAATACTATGGCCTCGAAGACTTCCTCACCATCCGCCACCTGGACAACATGGGCAAGATCATGCTGGCCACGGGGCTGATTGTCGCCTACAGCTACGTTATGGAAACCTTCATGGCGTTTTACGGCGGCAACAAGTTTGACGTTTACATGATCATGAACAGGATGACCGGGCCTTACGCGACTGTTTACTGGGTGCTGATCGCCGTGAACCTCGTCATCCCGCAGTTGCTGTGGTCATCGCGCATCCGGCGCAACCCGCTCTACCTTTTCCTGCTGTCCTTCTCCGTGCAGACCGGCATGTGGATGGAACGCTACATGATTATCGTCACCGCCCTGCATCGCGATTTTGTCCCCTCGTCCTGGGGAATGTTCGTCCCGACGCGCTGGGATTGGATCGTCTTTGTCGGCACCATCGGCTTCTTCTTTACGCTCTTCTACCTTTTTATCCGCTTCCTTCCCATGATCTCGATCTTCGAAATGCGGGATCTGGTCCACAAGACCACAGAGGAGGCCACACCTTAA
- a CDS encoding cytochrome c3 family protein: MSQIFHRSMNAIAKASLYGIVILICALGYGIWQVNQSSYFTYIQRPIPQPVPFSHEHHTAQLGIDCRYCHTSVENSFYAGIPPTHICMSCHSQLWTNADMLEPVRASYRTNDSILWNKVNALPDFVFFNHSIHISKGIGCTTCHGQLGKMPITWRENTLYMRWCINCHKHPERYVRPKKDVFDPIYTPPANQIAMGRKLVKQYEIRSLTSCETCHR; encoded by the coding sequence ATGTCCCAAATCTTTCATCGCAGCATGAACGCCATTGCCAAAGCGTCGCTCTATGGCATCGTCATTCTTATTTGTGCGCTCGGCTACGGCATCTGGCAGGTCAACCAGTCGTCTTACTTCACGTACATCCAGCGTCCTATTCCGCAGCCGGTGCCTTTCAGCCACGAGCACCACACAGCGCAGCTTGGCATTGACTGCCGATACTGCCACACGTCGGTTGAAAATTCGTTCTATGCGGGTATTCCTCCCACGCACATCTGCATGTCCTGCCACTCGCAGCTTTGGACGAACGCCGACATGCTGGAGCCAGTGCGGGCGAGCTACCGCACCAATGATTCGATCCTGTGGAACAAGGTCAACGCCCTGCCGGACTTTGTCTTCTTCAACCACAGTATTCACATCAGCAAAGGAATTGGCTGCACGACGTGTCACGGGCAGCTTGGCAAGATGCCGATCACCTGGCGGGAAAATACCCTCTACATGAGGTGGTGCATCAACTGCCACAAGCATCCGGAGCGTTACGTCAGACCGAAGAAGGACGTATTCGATCCGATTTACACTCCGCCTGCCAACCAGATCGCCATGGGCAGGAAATTGGTGAAGCAGTATGAGATAAGGAGTCTGACAAGTTGCGAGACGTGTCACCGATAA
- a CDS encoding DUF3341 domain-containing protein, with protein MIRMNSLYGLMAEFISAEELLEASKLATEAGYKRLDAYSPFPIEGLAEAIGVEKTRLPIIVFCGGLFGCCGGFFLQWWPNVIGYPLNIGGKPWDSWPAFIPITFELTILCAALATTFGMIALNGLPSPYHPAFNVERFALASKDRFFLLIEAEDPHFELERTRQFLNELNPREVSEVES; from the coding sequence ATGATCAGGATGAATTCCCTTTACGGACTGATGGCCGAGTTCATTTCGGCGGAGGAACTTCTGGAAGCGAGCAAGCTCGCCACCGAAGCCGGTTACAAGCGCCTGGATGCGTACTCGCCTTTCCCCATCGAAGGACTTGCTGAAGCCATCGGGGTCGAGAAGACCAGGCTGCCGATCATCGTTTTCTGTGGAGGCTTGTTCGGGTGCTGCGGGGGCTTCTTTCTGCAGTGGTGGCCCAACGTCATCGGATATCCGCTGAACATCGGCGGCAAGCCCTGGGACAGTTGGCCGGCCTTCATACCTATCACGTTCGAACTGACGATTCTGTGCGCTGCGTTGGCGACCACCTTCGGCATGATCGCGCTCAACGGTCTGCCCTCTCCTTATCATCCTGCGTTCAACGTCGAGCGATTTGCGCTGGCCAGCAAAGACCGGTTTTTCCTGCTGATCGAAGCGGAGGACCCCCATTTTGAACTGGAGCGGACACGGCAGTTTCTGAACGAACTCAATCCTCGCGAGGTATCGGAAGTTGAAAGCTAA